The segment TGTTCTCTTTTCGAAAGCTCCAGTAAATGCTCCCTTTTCATATCCGAATAATTCTGATTCAATAAGTGCAGGAGAAAGCACTGCACAATTAATTTTTACAAACGGCTTTGCTGATTTGCCTGAAAGCTGATGGATACAGGATGCGATACGCTCTTTGCCAGTACCTGTTTCTCCCTGTATCAACACTGAAGTGTCGAAGGGTGCAACCTGTTTCAACAGGTCAAGTATCGATACTAATGCGGGGTGGTTGCCTACGATGCCTTCAAAACTATGAATACCTGCTTGAGTTGTTGGTGGAGTATTTTTTTGTAATAAAGAGACGTATTCACAGGTATTGATTAAATAGTTATGTAAACGACCAAGCAATCTAATATGCGCTGCATTATAAGCGTCTTTCTTACGGCTATAAAAGGAAAAGATACATGTTTCATTATTCAAATCAGTAAATGGGATAAACAAGTTGGCATGCAGTTTAAATGTATGCGCCAGTAAATTTTTGAAAGGATTTTCTTTGCGTACTTTAATAAAATCTTCCCCATTGTACAATGCGGGCTTTTTGCCAATAATTGCAGACTCTTGTATTTTTTTTAAACCTGCCATATTTATTCCAGTGAGCTTCAGCAGCTCTGGAATACCAATTGCCTGATATTGCTCGGCACCCTGTCTCACAAAGCCAATACCCTCATAAGGTATTTCACCATTCGTTATTTTGCCAGTTGTCAGGTAATCGAATGGGATATGAGTTTGTAAAACGTTAACAATTTTAAATAGTTTTTCTTCTGCTGTTATAGCTTCGTAGTGAATTGTTTCCAATGTACGAGTTAATGACTGTTCCCGCAGCAATGCAGATTCAAGGCTGTTTTCACAGCGATATCGGGCAATATCCAACGCAACAAATACATCCTTTTCCCGAAAAGGTTTTACTAAAAAGCCATAGGGTTGTGTGGCATTGGCGGCTTCTAAAATACTTTGGGTAGAATAGGCCGAGATGTAAATGAAAGCAATGTTCTCTTCTCTTAACTTATGCGCAAGATCAATACCTGTTAATTTTCCTTCAAGGTTGATATCAAGCAATACCAAATCGGGCTTATATTGGTTTATTAATAGAATAGCTTCTTCAACGCTAGCAGCAGTACCTGGCACAGTATAGCCAGCTTTTTCTGCGATCATCGTTAAATCCTCTGCCACAATAAACTCATCTTCAACAATTACAATTCTTTTATTCATTCTTAAGTGTACTTGGGTTATGAATAGATACCTGGATAATTACGGGTATATATCTAAAATGATTTATACTGCCTCTATGGTAATTTTTGAGGATTTACTTCTCATTAGTATGGTTTCTTTGGATTCCCCAAATGCAACTTGTATTACCACTCCATTATTATTTTCAATTTTAAAACTACCGCCTATTTGTTTGCTCAATCCCTGCATCAGCCGCAGTCCAAAAGATGCTTTTTTTGTTAAATCATAATTCTTCTGGTCGAATCCCGCACCGTTATCACTTATTGTTAATAAAAAACTATGATCATCTTTTGAATGAGTAAGAGAGATATTAACTATGCCTGATAAACCACCAGGAAAGGCATATTTAAAAATATTGGAAATTGCTTCATTCAATATTAATCCCAACGGTACCGCTTGGGCTACATCCATCTGGTAGTCAGTGATATTTAAATTAAATACAATCCCAGATGCACCACTAAAGCCGTTTCTTATATGCTCTACTAATTCACTTGTATACTCTTTGATATTGATATAAGCAGTTTCATCTGCATTGTATAATTTTTGATGAATCAATGATATTGCCTGCATACGTTCCTGGCTCTCACGGATTGCTGTTACTGCGTCATTGCTTTCCACGTAATTGGATTGCGTGTTGAGCAGGCTTATCATTATCTGGAGATTATTCTTTACCCGGTGGTGTACTTCTTTCAGCAACCATTCTTTCTCCGTCAGTAAATGTTCTAATACTTCAT is part of the Lacibacter sediminis genome and harbors:
- a CDS encoding sigma 54-interacting transcriptional regulator, whose translation is MNKRIVIVEDEFIVAEDLTMIAEKAGYTVPGTAASVEEAILLINQYKPDLVLLDINLEGKLTGIDLAHKLREENIAFIYISAYSTQSILEAANATQPYGFLVKPFREKDVFVALDIARYRCENSLESALLREQSLTRTLETIHYEAITAEEKLFKIVNVLQTHIPFDYLTTGKITNGEIPYEGIGFVRQGAEQYQAIGIPELLKLTGINMAGLKKIQESAIIGKKPALYNGEDFIKVRKENPFKNLLAHTFKLHANLFIPFTDLNNETCIFSFYSRKKDAYNAAHIRLLGRLHNYLINTCEYVSLLQKNTPPTTQAGIHSFEGIVGNHPALVSILDLLKQVAPFDTSVLIQGETGTGKERIASCIHQLSGKSAKPFVKINCAVLSPALIESELFGYEKGAFTGAFEKRTGKFEQANGGTIFLDEIGELPLDMQTKLLRVLQEKEIERIGGKEPIKLDVRVIAATNRVLEKEVAGARFRMDLFYRLNVFPLTLPPLRERKSDIPQLAVYFAERFCKKMKKGYNGISDEMLIALMEHNWPGNIRELENLIEQSVLLNNGFSELELQKPLGSSGSPIQKRNSIDDAQSLSDIKRIQTNTEKEYIKSILKKSGGRIRGEGGAAQLLGIPPTTLESKMARLGIKKEED